Below is a genomic region from Cellulomonas sp. P24.
GGCGCGCATCGCTGCGTTGGCTCATGGCGCCCCATGGTAGGGGCGCATGCTGGGTCGATCGTCAACCGCGCGCGTGCGGCGTGCGAGCCGCACCGTGGCGCCCGTACCGACCCCGCGGGATCACCCCTCCTCGGCCGTCGCTGCAGGTCCGGGCCGCGCTGTCGTCAGAACCGGGACAGGGTCTCCGCGAGCCGCGCGTAGTCGTCGATCGTGTTGTACAGGTGCGCGGAGAGGCGCACCGCGACCCGGTCGTCGTGCGCGACGAACTTCGCCTCGAAACCCTCCGCCCGGACGTGGTCCGTCAGCTCCCGGCCCGTCGCACGCCCCGCCGCACCGGACAGCGGCACCACCGCGAGCGAGCCGACCATCGATGCCGGCACGGGTGCCGCCGTCCCGAACGCCTCGCACATCAACGCCTGCGCCTCGAGGACGAGGTCGTGGTTGGCGGCGCGCACCCCGGCCCACCCGCCCGGGTGCCGCGCGGCGATCTCACGGATCGCGACGGGGACGCTCAACCAGGCGGTCGGGTCCGACGTCCCCGGCCAGTCGAACAGCGCGTGGAACCGCCCCTCGTCCGCGGTGCGCACGTCGCTCCACCCGTGGCTGACCGTCAGCGGCACGACCTCGTCACGCCAGCCCGCGGCGACCCGCACGAACGCCGCACCCTTGGGTGCGCAGACCCACTTGTGCAGGTTGCCGGCGTAGAACGACGCGTCCAGCGCGTCGAGGTCGAGGTCGACCATGCCGGGTGCGTGGGCGCCGTCGACGATGACGACGACGTCCGGCTCGAGCGCGGCGACGATCTCACCGACGGGGACGACGACGCCCGTCGCGCTCTCCACGTGGTCGATGAGCACCGCGCGCGTGCGCGGACCGACGGCGCCCAGCACGAGCGCCGCGAGCTCGGCCGGACCGTCGAGCACCGCCGGGACGTCGACGACGCGCACGACGACGCCGGCCGGGGCCGTGATCGCGTCGACGGCGTACCGGCACGCCGGGTAGGCGTGGCTCGTCACGAGGATCTCGTCGCCCGCGGACAGCCGTGCCACGACCGCACGCACCGCCATGTTCACGGCCTGCGTGGTGTTGGTCGCGAAGGCGAGCGCGGCAGGGTCGCTGCCGACGAGCTCCGCGACCACCTCGCGCGCGGCGCGCACCGCCGCCGGGTGGGTGAGGTCGAACCATCGCGTCGGGTTCGCCTCGAGCGCACGCCGCAGGCGCTGCTGCTCGTCGAGCACCGGCCACGGGCAGGCCCCGAACGAGCCGTGGTTGAGGTGGGTCGTCCCGGGGTCCAGTGCCCAGAACGGGGTCGGGTCACCCATGCGGTGCTCCTCGAGGGTCGTCGTGCGCATCAGGTGAGCGCCAGGTGCCAGGTCCCGGCCAGCATGCCTGCTGCGGTCGCGACGGTCACGATCACCACGCCGCCGATGACGACGCCGACGTCCGATCGGCGCAGCCGACTCGTCCGGGCCCAGGTCCGCGTCCCCGGACCGCCGAACCCGCGCGCCTCCATCGCCATCGCCAGTCGGGTCCCGCGGCGGATGACGAGCACGAGCAACGCCAGGACCTGCCCCGCCGTGGTGCGGGCACGTCCGACCGCGCCGTCGTCCCCGATCCCGCGGGCTCGACGTGCCGCGCCGAGCGACTCCCACTCGGTGCCCATCAGCGCGAACAGGCGCATGGCCGCGAGCGCCGAGAGCACGAACCGGTGCGGCAGCCGGGCGACCTGGGCGAGCGCGTCGGCGAGGTCGGTCGGGTCGGTCGTCGCGAGCAGCACCACACCGGGGAGCCCGACCGAGAGGATCCGCAGCGCGATCGCGCACCCGGCCAGGAACGACCCCTGCGTCACGGTCACCGGTCCCAGCGCGAGCAGCACCTCGCCCGAGTCCACGCCGAGCCACATGGTCACGAGCCCCGCCGGGACCGCGCCGACGAGCACGATCCAGCCGCGACGCAGCAGTCCCCGCGGGCTCAGACCGCACCACGGCAGCGCCGCCACCTCCAGTGCCAGGGCGACGCCGGCGGTGACGACGTCGACCGTGAGCAGCAGGGTCAGCGAGACGAGCAGCGCGACGGCGAGCTTCGCGACGGGGTTGGCCCGCGCGACGAACGCCCCGGGCCGCAGCTCGGGGTCGGCGCCGAGCGTCAGGACGGTCATGTCGGCACCACCGTGACGGGAGCCGCCGCGCTGTCGGCCGGTCGCCCCGTGCCCGGGCCCGCGGCGCCCGCACTCATCGCGCCCGGAACCGCGTCGGTCGGTCCCGGTGCGGCGCCTCCGACGACGGGTCGGACGGTGCCGTCCCCCACGCGGAGCTCGCGCCCTCGTCCTTCGGCGAGGAACGCCTCGACGAGGTCGCGGTCGTGGGTCGCGCACACGATCGCGGTCCCGTCCATGAGCAGCTCGCGGAGCAGGTCGACGAGCACCGCCCACGTCACGGAGTCCTGACCGAACGTCGGCTCGTCGAGCACGAGGACCCCGGGGCGGGTGACGAGCGCGGTCGCGACCGACAACCTCCGTTGCTCGCCGCCGGACAGTGTGAACGGGTTCGCGAGCGCCAGCGCCCCGAGCCGGAGCCGCGCGAGGGTCTCGTCGCACCGTCGTCCTGCGACGTCGGCGGCGACCCGGGCCTGGTGAGGTCCGACGGCGAGCTCGGCCTGAACGGTCCCGGCCACGAACTGGTGCTGCGGCTCCTGGAACACCGTCCCGACGCGGGTCACGAGGTCCCGGGCGCGCCATCGCACGGGATGCAGGCCGGCGTCTCCGGCGAGCTCCGGCTCCGCGGTGAGCTCTCCGGCAGCCGGGGCCGCGAGGCCGGCCAGGGTGAGCGCCAGCGTCGACTTGCCCGAGCCGTTCACGCCGGTGAGGAAGAGGATCTCGCCGGGGACGACGTCGAGGTCGACCCCCGTGAGCACCGGCGCCAACCGACCGCGTCGCACGGCCAGGCCGCGAGCGCGGAGCACCGGCTCGTGCGTCGGTCGGGCGACCTGGGCGCGGGCGGGGGTCGCGGCCGCGGGCCGGAACCGGCGCGGCACCCACACGCCGAGGCGGAACAGCTCGGGCCCCTGGTCGGCGAGGACCTCGAGTGCCGGCCCGTCGGCGATCACGCCGCCACCCGGCTCGAGCACCACCACGCGGTTCACGACGTCCAGCCACTGCTCCACCCGGTGCTCGACGACGATCAGCGTCGCCGTGAGGCGCCCGTCGGTGTGCGGGGCGGCACCGATGACACCGGCGACGGACCTGACGAGCTGCCGGGCCCCGTCGGGGTCGATCATCGCCGTCGGCTCGTCGAGCATGAGCAGCCCCGGGCGCATCGCGACCACCCCGGCGAGGGCGAGTCGCTGGCGCTCGCCGCCGGACAGCGCGGACGTCGGGTGCGCACGGTCGTACGGGAAACCGACGAGCCGCAACGCCTCGTCGACGCGCGGCCAGATGAGCTCGGGCGGCACGCCGTGGTTCTCGAGCCCGAAGGCGACGTCGTCACCGCACCGGGCGAGGACGGTCTGCGCGTCCGGGTCCTGCAGGAGCAGCCCGGTTCGCGACGTGCCGGGCGCGCGAAGACCGCCGGGCCCGTCCGGCGCCGTGCGGGCTGCCCGCGTGTCGAGACCATCGACCTCGAGCGTCCCCTCGGACTCCCCGGCACCGTCGTCGAGCAGACCCGCCGCAGCAGCGAGCAGCGTGGACTTCCCGGCCCCGCTCGGGCCGAGCAGCAGGACGCGCTCCCCCGGGGCGATGTCGAGGTCGACCCCCCGCAACGCCCACGCGCGGCGTCCCGAGTGCCGCCACCCCCAGCCGCGGGCGCGGAGCCCGACGGCCGGGGTGGCGGCGGTGCCGATGTCAGACGCGGCGTGCATCTCGGCCCGACGCCAACGACGACAACGCGCCGGTCCGGGCGAGCGCCCGGGTGAGTGCCCACGAGCCGAGGCCGGCGATCACGACGCCCGAGACGATCGTCGCGACGATGTACGCGGTCTTGTACGCGGGCGAGAACTCGGGGTAGTACACGAACGAGTCGAGCAGGCCGACGACGACACCCGCCGCCGCGCCGCCACCGAGAGAGGCTCCCAGCCCGAACCGGCGGTACAGGAGAATCGCGAAGACGACCTCCGGGCCGAGCCCCTCGAGGAACCCGTACCAGACGGTCGAGAATCCCCACTGGTTCCCGACGAGCGCCGAGACGACGGCGGCGAGCAGCTCGGTGTAGAGCGCCGCGCCGGGCTTGCGGATCACGAGCGCACCGAGGACGCCGGGCAGGAGCCAGATGCCGACCCCGATGCCCGACGCCGGGGGGAACGCGGCGAGCGCCCCGCTCACGACCGGCCACGAGAGGTTCCACACGACGAACAGGAACCCGCCCGCGACCCCGAGGACGGATGCGGTCACGATGTCCACGACCCGCCACGACTCACGCGTCGTGGAGGCCCAGCCGGCAAGCCACAGGCCGGTGAGAGCGAGCAGGACCGCCGTCGGGACGGTGAGGTCGGCGAGCGACGAGCCGAACAACGACGGGCCGGCCGGTAGGCCGATCGCCCAGACGGCGACGGCGAGGGCGAGGCCGAGGGCGGCCGGGACGACGGCTCGCGTCGTCCGGAGGCTGCCGAGCGGGCCGGCGCCGATCGCCGAGGTGGCTCCGGCCCCGGATGCCGGTGGTGATCCCGCTGCCTCGTCTGCTCGAGGTGCTCGAGGTGCTTCAGGTAGTGCCATGGTGAGTTCTCCCGTCGTCACACGGGGAGGGCCGCGACGGGGGCGGCCCTGCCGCGTCGACGGTGATCAGCCGTCAGCGGGACGAGCAGCACCCGGCTCACGGCCGAGATTCCCGACTCCCTACGCCGGTGCAAACCGGATCAGGTTCGAGGGTCTGCGGTCGCCCGCACTCTCAGCGCCCTGGTGGCGCTCCCCTGTCGTTCGCGAACGAGAATACACCGCGGCTCGTCCCGCGTTAGCGTGGGTCGACGAACACGTCGCACCTGCGACGTTCCCGGACACGGAGGTGCGACGTGGCGGACGACGAAGCCCCCTCGACCCTGGCGAAGATCGCCGGCGCGGGTGCCGCGGTCGCCGCGGCGTGGGTGGCTCAGCGCGCGGTGACCCTGGCGTGGAAGACCGCGACGGGCCACCGTCCGCCGAAGCCCGACGAGGACCTCGAGAACCGGTTCGTCGAGATCGCCGCCGCGGCTGCGGTCACCGCCGCTGCGGTCGCGTTCGCGAAGGTCTACACGGCCCGGGGAACGGCGCGGCTCGCGGCGCGGGTGAACGCCAACCGGGCTGGTTGAGCGCCTCGCCGCCGGGCGGTAGCCGCGTCGCATCGACGCCATCGCGCTGACCAGGGACGTTGCGTATCACAGCACGTTCATCCGACGAACCGATGTCCGCATGTTGCGCAAATGCCCGATATGGTCCATCATCAAGGGGTCAGCGAA
It encodes:
- a CDS encoding aminotransferase class V-fold PLP-dependent enzyme; protein product: MRTTTLEEHRMGDPTPFWALDPGTTHLNHGSFGACPWPVLDEQQRLRRALEANPTRWFDLTHPAAVRAAREVVAELVGSDPAALAFATNTTQAVNMAVRAVVARLSAGDEILVTSHAYPACRYAVDAITAPAGVVVRVVDVPAVLDGPAELAALVLGAVGPRTRAVLIDHVESATGVVVPVGEIVAALEPDVVVIVDGAHAPGMVDLDLDALDASFYAGNLHKWVCAPKGAAFVRVAAGWRDEVVPLTVSHGWSDVRTADEGRFHALFDWPGTSDPTAWLSVPVAIREIAARHPGGWAGVRAANHDLVLEAQALMCEAFGTAAPVPASMVGSLAVVPLSGAAGRATGRELTDHVRAEGFEAKFVAHDDRVAVRLSAHLYNTIDDYARLAETLSRF
- a CDS encoding energy-coupling factor transporter transmembrane protein EcfT, which encodes MTVLTLGADPELRPGAFVARANPVAKLAVALLVSLTLLLTVDVVTAGVALALEVAALPWCGLSPRGLLRRGWIVLVGAVPAGLVTMWLGVDSGEVLLALGPVTVTQGSFLAGCAIALRILSVGLPGVVLLATTDPTDLADALAQVARLPHRFVLSALAAMRLFALMGTEWESLGAARRARGIGDDGAVGRARTTAGQVLALLVLVIRRGTRLAMAMEARGFGGPGTRTWARTSRLRRSDVGVVIGGVVIVTVATAAGMLAGTWHLALT
- a CDS encoding ABC transporter ATP-binding protein, coding for MHAASDIGTAATPAVGLRARGWGWRHSGRRAWALRGVDLDIAPGERVLLLGPSGAGKSTLLAAAAGLLDDGAGESEGTLEVDGLDTRAARTAPDGPGGLRAPGTSRTGLLLQDPDAQTVLARCGDDVAFGLENHGVPPELIWPRVDEALRLVGFPYDRAHPTSALSGGERQRLALAGVVAMRPGLLMLDEPTAMIDPDGARQLVRSVAGVIGAAPHTDGRLTATLIVVEHRVEQWLDVVNRVVVLEPGGGVIADGPALEVLADQGPELFRLGVWVPRRFRPAAATPARAQVARPTHEPVLRARGLAVRRGRLAPVLTGVDLDVVPGEILFLTGVNGSGKSTLALTLAGLAAPAAGELTAEPELAGDAGLHPVRWRARDLVTRVGTVFQEPQHQFVAGTVQAELAVGPHQARVAADVAGRRCDETLARLRLGALALANPFTLSGGEQRRLSVATALVTRPGVLVLDEPTFGQDSVTWAVLVDLLRELLMDGTAIVCATHDRDLVEAFLAEGRGRELRVGDGTVRPVVGGAAPGPTDAVPGAMSAGAAGPGTGRPADSAAAPVTVVPT
- a CDS encoding ECF transporter S component; this translates as MALPEAPRAPRADEAAGSPPASGAGATSAIGAGPLGSLRTTRAVVPAALGLALAVAVWAIGLPAGPSLFGSSLADLTVPTAVLLALTGLWLAGWASTTRESWRVVDIVTASVLGVAGGFLFVVWNLSWPVVSGALAAFPPASGIGVGIWLLPGVLGALVIRKPGAALYTELLAAVVSALVGNQWGFSTVWYGFLEGLGPEVVFAILLYRRFGLGASLGGGAAAGVVVGLLDSFVYYPEFSPAYKTAYIVATIVSGVVIAGLGSWALTRALARTGALSSLASGRDARRV
- a CDS encoding DUF4235 domain-containing protein, with the translated sequence MADDEAPSTLAKIAGAGAAVAAAWVAQRAVTLAWKTATGHRPPKPDEDLENRFVEIAAAAAVTAAAVAFAKVYTARGTARLAARVNANRAG